The Flavobacterium marginilacus genome window below encodes:
- a CDS encoding cation:proton antiporter codes for MSLLTDVPETTSHLNPLISDLGLILMTAAVAVVLFRKLKQPLVLGYLIAGFLAGNHFDFFPSVKEIKSVEVWAEIGVIFLLFSLGLEFSFKKLMKVGGTASITAGVQIVSMCLLGYVVGQWLGWPKMDSIFLGVILSISSTTIILKSFDELGVKTQKFAGIVIGSLIVQDILAILMMVLLSTVAVSNQFSGGDLLMSVIKLLFFLVLWFLGGIFIIPTVLKKTKHLLTDEMLLIISLSLCLMMVILAANAGFSPALGAFIMGSIIAETTQAEHIEHLVKPVKDLFGAVFFVSVGMLINPDALYQHALPVAILSIVTIFGQSISSTFGAILSGQPLKDSIRTGMSLSQIGEFSFIIATLGVTLKATNSFLYPIVVAVSAVTVFTTPFMIKYSLPFSEYLAHNLPRKWVKRIERYSASTQAIKTVSLWQTVINAFLIQVIVLVVIILAVILLSSRFMLPLVEDYHLGNTIGALITLAIVSPFLWALAFRRVAVREVEELMLDRKSRGPLTMLFFIRIILSIFFIGLLLNIFFSPKIAFIAFIIAVVIYFIFQKRLHMQYHKIENHFLSNLNDREIAKAKRSRSDLSPWDGHMAIFDIAAESNIAGEALKKLQIRENLGVNLVSIKRGDVMIHIPDANERVFPGDEICVIGTDAQVQEFKKYLDQHEIDLSPEVVEPDIVLRQIELKNHTFLGKSIKESKLREKTKGLVVGIEKRGKRTLNPESNVILEKDDILWIVGDKKLLADLGHD; via the coding sequence ATGAGCCTATTAACCGATGTACCTGAAACAACAAGTCATTTAAACCCATTAATAAGCGATCTGGGACTTATCTTAATGACTGCCGCTGTTGCCGTTGTATTATTTAGAAAGCTCAAACAGCCATTGGTATTAGGTTATTTGATCGCCGGTTTTTTGGCGGGTAATCATTTTGATTTTTTCCCTTCAGTCAAAGAAATAAAAAGCGTCGAAGTCTGGGCTGAAATTGGAGTTATCTTTTTGCTCTTCAGTCTCGGATTGGAATTTAGTTTCAAAAAATTAATGAAAGTGGGGGGCACCGCTTCAATTACCGCTGGAGTCCAGATTGTGAGTATGTGCCTTTTGGGATATGTTGTGGGACAGTGGCTCGGCTGGCCAAAAATGGACAGTATTTTTTTGGGAGTGATTCTCTCAATATCTTCCACTACAATTATTTTAAAATCATTTGACGAATTGGGTGTGAAGACCCAAAAATTTGCGGGAATCGTTATCGGCTCTTTGATTGTTCAGGATATATTAGCCATTTTGATGATGGTTTTATTGTCAACGGTTGCGGTGAGTAATCAGTTTTCAGGCGGTGATCTCCTGATGTCTGTTATCAAGTTGCTCTTTTTTCTTGTACTTTGGTTTTTGGGAGGAATTTTTATCATTCCGACAGTACTCAAAAAAACAAAACACCTGCTCACTGATGAAATGTTACTGATAATTTCGCTCTCACTCTGCCTTATGATGGTGATTTTAGCAGCAAATGCTGGTTTTTCTCCTGCGCTTGGAGCCTTCATAATGGGATCCATCATTGCCGAAACCACCCAGGCCGAGCATATTGAACATTTGGTAAAACCGGTAAAAGATTTATTTGGAGCTGTCTTTTTCGTATCTGTCGGTATGTTAATTAATCCTGATGCACTTTACCAGCATGCTCTTCCTGTTGCAATTCTGTCGATTGTTACTATTTTTGGACAATCTATCAGTTCTACATTTGGAGCCATATTATCAGGACAGCCGTTAAAAGATTCTATACGAACAGGAATGAGTTTGTCGCAAATTGGGGAATTCTCCTTTATTATAGCAACATTAGGTGTAACGCTGAAAGCAACTAATTCCTTTTTGTATCCGATTGTAGTCGCTGTTTCGGCAGTAACCGTGTTTACGACCCCTTTTATGATTAAATATTCGCTTCCTTTTTCTGAATATTTGGCGCATAACCTGCCCCGAAAATGGGTGAAACGAATAGAACGCTATTCAGCCAGTACGCAGGCCATAAAAACAGTTAGTTTATGGCAAACGGTTATTAATGCTTTTCTAATTCAGGTAATCGTACTTGTAGTGATTATTCTGGCTGTAATTCTGCTCTCTTCCCGTTTCATGCTGCCATTAGTTGAAGACTATCATTTAGGAAACACTATTGGAGCATTAATTACGCTGGCAATCGTATCTCCATTTTTGTGGGCACTTGCTTTTCGCCGTGTTGCTGTCCGTGAAGTCGAAGAATTAATGCTGGACCGCAAATCGCGCGGACCGCTGACTATGCTGTTTTTCATTCGTATAATACTGTCAATATTCTTTATTGGTCTGCTGCTTAATATATTTTTCTCACCAAAAATTGCTTTTATTGCATTCATCATTGCAGTGGTTATTTATTTTATTTTTCAAAAAAGACTTCACATGCAATACCATAAAATTGAAAACCATTTCCTAAGCAATTTAAATGATCGTGAAATCGCCAAAGCCAAAAGAAGCCGAAGCGACTTGTCTCCTTGGGACGGGCACATGGCAATATTCGATATTGCTGCCGAATCCAATATAGCCGGTGAAGCCCTAAAAAAACTGCAGATTCGAGAAAACCTGGGCGTTAACCTTGTTTCCATCAAGCGTGGCGACGTTATGATTCACATCCCCGATGCTAACGAACGTGTGTTTCCTGGTGATGAAATCTGCGTTATAGGAACTGATGCTCAAGTACAGGAATTCAAAAAATACCTGGATCAGCACGAAATAGATCTTTCTCCAGAAGTTGTGGAACCCGATATTGTTTTGCGTCAAATCGAACTAAAAAACCATACCTTTTTGGGAAAAAGCATCAAGGAATCCAAACTTCGCGAAAAAACAAAAGGATTGGTCGTAGGCATCGAAAAAAGAGGAAAGCGAACCCTAAATCCTGAATCAAATGTTATTCTTGAAAAAGATGATATTTTATGGATCGTAGGAGATAAAAAGTTATTAGCAGATTTGGGACATGATTAA
- the purB gene encoding adenylosuccinate lyase, which produces MTTLNELNAISPIDGRYRNKTVSLAPFFSEEALIKYRVLIEIEYFIALCEVPLPQLKNVNPNLFDSLRNIYKNFSTEDALWIKETEKVTNHDVKAVEYFIKDAFEKLGLSEYKEFIHFGLTSQDINNTAIPLSTKDAFEQVYMPSLIAVISKLKELSQEWAAVPLLARTHGQPASPTRLGKEIAVFVERLEEQMRLLFNIPFAAKFGGATGNYNAHHVAYPQVDWKQFGTKFVQENLGLHHSFPTTQIEHYDHFAAFFDALKRINTIIIDLDRDIWTYVSMEYFKQKIKAGEIGSSAMPHKVNPIDFENSEGNLGIANAIFEHLSAKLPISRLQRDLTDSTVLRNIGVPMGHTIISFEATLKGLNKLLLNESKFHEDLEKNWAVVAEAIQTILRREAYPNPYEALKGLTRTNEAITKDSIHAFIETLEVSDEIKAELLQITPSNFIGI; this is translated from the coding sequence ATGACTACTTTAAACGAATTGAATGCTATATCACCAATCGATGGCCGTTATAGAAATAAGACAGTATCTCTGGCTCCTTTTTTCTCAGAAGAAGCATTAATCAAATACCGCGTATTAATTGAAATCGAATATTTCATTGCTTTATGCGAAGTTCCTTTACCGCAATTAAAAAACGTAAATCCTAATCTTTTCGACAGTTTACGTAACATTTATAAAAACTTTTCGACCGAAGATGCTCTTTGGATTAAAGAAACCGAAAAAGTAACCAACCACGATGTAAAAGCGGTAGAATATTTCATAAAAGATGCTTTTGAAAAACTAGGCTTGTCTGAATATAAAGAGTTTATCCACTTTGGACTGACTTCACAAGATATTAACAATACTGCAATTCCGCTTTCGACTAAAGATGCTTTTGAGCAGGTTTATATGCCGTCATTAATTGCTGTAATTTCTAAATTAAAGGAATTGAGTCAAGAATGGGCTGCAGTTCCGCTTCTTGCACGCACGCACGGACAGCCTGCTTCGCCTACTCGTTTGGGTAAAGAAATTGCTGTTTTTGTAGAGCGTTTGGAAGAGCAGATGCGTTTGTTGTTTAACATTCCGTTTGCGGCTAAATTTGGAGGAGCTACCGGAAATTATAATGCGCATCACGTGGCGTATCCACAGGTTGACTGGAAACAGTTCGGGACTAAATTTGTTCAGGAAAATTTAGGTTTACACCATTCTTTTCCGACTACACAAATTGAGCATTACGATCACTTTGCTGCGTTCTTTGATGCTTTGAAAAGAATCAACACTATCATTATCGATTTGGACAGAGATATCTGGACGTATGTTTCGATGGAATATTTCAAGCAGAAAATTAAAGCGGGAGAGATTGGATCATCTGCAATGCCGCATAAAGTAAACCCAATTGATTTTGAAAATTCTGAAGGAAACTTAGGAATTGCCAATGCTATTTTTGAGCATTTATCTGCCAAACTGCCAATTTCAAGACTGCAGCGCGATCTGACAGACAGTACTGTTTTGAGAAACATTGGTGTGCCGATGGGACATACTATCATTTCTTTTGAAGCTACTTTGAAAGGTTTAAATAAATTATTGCTAAACGAATCTAAATTCCACGAAGATCTGGAGAAAAACTGGGCTGTTGTTGCCGAAGCAATTCAAACGATTTTACGCAGAGAAGCCTATCCAAATCCATACGAAGCTTTAAAAGGTTTGACAAGAACCAATGAAGCAATAACAAAAGATTCTATTCATGCTTTTATTGAAACGTTAGAGGTTTCAGATGAAATTAAAGCTGAATTACTGCAGATCACGCCAAGTAATTTTATAGGGATTTAA